TAATATATGTAATTAAATTGAATTTAATTTTATTGTTTGTGAAAACGTAATTTAATGTTAAGGAGTGTAGAAAATGGGCTTATTTGATATATTTAAAAAATCAAAAAATGAAGAACAAGTTAAAGGAATAGTATCACCTACAAATGGAGAACTATTAGATATAACTAAAGTACCAGACGAGGTTTTTTCAACTAAGATGATGGGTGATGGATTTGCAATGAAGTCATCTGATGGAATAATAGTATCCCCTGTAGATGGTAAAGTAGGTGTAGTATTTGAAACTAAGCATGCTGTAATATTAGAATCTACAGAAGGTAAAGAAGTTCTTATACACTTAGGTATAGATACTGTTAATTTAAAAGGAGAAGGCTTCGAAGTATTTGTAAATGTAGGAGATGAAGTTAAAGCTGGAGATAAATTAGTTAAAATGGATTTACCATTTATAGAAGCTAATGCTAAGTCATCAATAAGTCCAGTTATATTTACAAACTTAGACTCTAATGAATCTATTAAAGTTGTAGAAGGACCTGTTAAAGTTGGAGAAGCTAACAGAGTTGAAATAGCTAAATAATATTGAAAATAAAGAACCTATGAAAAGGTTCTTTTTTTATTTGTTAATATATAAATTAACTATTATAAAACACAAAATATGTCACACAAAACCGAAAATTATCATAATATATATTATCTAAATACTAAAAATTTAGATAATATATATTATAGAGGTGTAATTTATGGACTTTTTAAGATCAAACTCTGATAATGGTAGTAGATATTACAAAAAAGGTAACTCAAATAGCAATTCAAATAGTAACTCATATAGCTCATATAGTAACTCAAATAGTAATTCAAACAGTAACTCATATAGCTCATATAGTAACTCATACAGCAATTCAAACAGTAACTCATATAGTTCATATAGTAACTCAAATAGTAATTCATACAGCAACTCATATAGTAAATCATATAG
The nucleotide sequence above comes from Paraclostridium bifermentans. Encoded proteins:
- a CDS encoding PTS sugar transporter subunit IIA is translated as MGLFDIFKKSKNEEQVKGIVSPTNGELLDITKVPDEVFSTKMMGDGFAMKSSDGIIVSPVDGKVGVVFETKHAVILESTEGKEVLIHLGIDTVNLKGEGFEVFVNVGDEVKAGDKLVKMDLPFIEANAKSSISPVIFTNLDSNESIKVVEGPVKVGEANRVEIAK